The Paenibacillus macerans genome includes a window with the following:
- a CDS encoding ABC transporter substrate-binding protein translates to MSNSKKSFSFALAMLTALVFVLSACGGGKNSAEEGSPEAGGDSGKTVNLIWYTIGTPQKDVDKVMEEVSKYTKEKINATVTMKMVDWGDYSQKMQVNVASGEPMDILFTASGSGSFDYVQNARKGAFLELDDLLEQYGKDLKNTINPAFLEGSKVDGHNYGIPANKELPQLEAWFFNKSLLDKYNLDIEGVRSLDSLEPLLKTIKEKEPGVTPFAMDKKYIPYVPYDYIIQDLPMAVKLDTTDYKIVNILETPEMQEALKTMHKYYKAGYVAPEAATTGSIEDLKKSGNWLLFRQQTQPLADNMLSASFGYPVVSTPASDAIVTNTSVQGSIMAISANSEYPEKAMEFLNLLNTDPVLRNMIDSGIEGVHYKKVDDKHMENLDESKNYDMPSYSLGNNMLLYLNPNDPDDKWEQFKQFNASGVNSPTLSFNFDSTKVATEMAAVQNVREQFWSSLMTGTVDPEEYLPKAIQKFKEAGLDKVMAEAQAQLDTWKAENNK, encoded by the coding sequence ATGAGCAACAGCAAAAAAAGCTTTTCCTTCGCACTCGCGATGCTAACGGCTCTGGTGTTTGTGTTAAGCGCTTGCGGAGGAGGCAAAAACAGCGCCGAGGAAGGCTCGCCGGAAGCCGGAGGGGACTCGGGCAAAACCGTAAACCTCATTTGGTACACGATCGGCACTCCGCAAAAAGACGTGGACAAAGTTATGGAAGAAGTCAGCAAGTACACGAAGGAAAAAATCAATGCCACGGTTACGATGAAAATGGTCGACTGGGGCGACTACTCGCAAAAGATGCAGGTTAACGTCGCTTCCGGGGAGCCGATGGACATTTTGTTCACCGCTTCCGGCTCCGGTAGCTTTGATTATGTGCAAAACGCCAGAAAAGGCGCGTTCCTGGAGCTCGACGATCTGCTTGAGCAATACGGAAAAGACCTGAAAAACACGATCAATCCGGCGTTCCTGGAAGGCTCCAAGGTCGATGGTCACAACTACGGCATTCCGGCCAACAAAGAGCTTCCACAGCTGGAGGCATGGTTCTTTAATAAGAGCCTTCTTGACAAATACAATTTGGATATCGAAGGTGTCCGGTCTTTGGATAGCCTGGAACCGCTCTTGAAAACGATCAAGGAAAAAGAGCCGGGCGTAACGCCGTTTGCGATGGATAAAAAATATATTCCTTACGTTCCATATGATTACATTATTCAAGACCTGCCGATGGCGGTAAAACTGGACACCACCGACTATAAAATCGTCAACATTTTGGAAACTCCGGAAATGCAGGAAGCCCTGAAAACGATGCACAAATATTATAAAGCGGGTTATGTGGCCCCCGAAGCGGCAACGACCGGATCCATCGAGGATTTGAAAAAGTCCGGCAACTGGCTGTTATTCCGGCAACAAACCCAGCCGCTCGCAGACAATATGTTGTCCGCAAGTTTTGGATATCCGGTCGTATCTACGCCGGCGAGCGACGCCATTGTTACGAATACTTCGGTTCAAGGTTCGATCATGGCCATTTCCGCCAACTCCGAGTATCCGGAGAAAGCGATGGAATTCTTGAACCTGCTGAATACCGATCCGGTACTGCGCAACATGATCGACTCCGGGATCGAGGGCGTGCACTACAAGAAAGTCGACGACAAACATATGGAAAACCTGGACGAATCGAAAAACTACGACATGCCGTCTTATTCCTTGGGCAACAACATGCTGCTCTATTTGAACCCGAACGATCCCGACGACAAATGGGAGCAATTCAAGCAGTTTAACGCTTCCGGCGTCAATTCGCCTACCTTAAGCTTCAACTTCGACAGCACAAAAGTGGCTACCGAAATGGCTGCTGTTCAAAATGTGAGAGAGCAATTCTGGTCCTCGCTGATGACCGGGACCGTCGATCCGGAAGAATATCTTCCGAAAGCGATTCAAAAATTCAAAGAAGCCGGTCTTGACAAGGTTATGGCCGAAGCCCAAGCCCAGCTCGACACCTGGAAAGCTGAGAACAACAAGTAA
- a CDS encoding response regulator transcription factor, whose product MYKVFIVDDEPFIIEGLYDILDWPAFGLEIVGHAENGRQALDALQTTPADVLITDISMPVMNGLTLISEARKRHKDLKAIILSGFNEFDYLKEGMRLGIENYLLKPINVEELESTLRNTVEKLESQRSEELYDAYDVQILKDNTLYRWLNGQIAAREFAERAELLSLSLNGPFMAVAVLRTGGSQNEAFEETAKLLEAGNDITPFRDVDGDIVLIGMLGTEAEGKRDFLAKLRELKEALAARNIPVQIGVGGVCPLRPEGPPPCEEGAASYKEAKRALEYFMIYPDRPLMEYKSLELDKGGEGGVISLPWDEYAKLILARDAEGLKQRIQTGFAELQQTPGIRPEDLHNAALELVVRFKMELKEIKHTDETDIFRKGLDRVQGSAAFSELVRHLQGVAEETVGSLLQDAKNPVVSQVLEYIHGHYADELSLKTLGAQYHIHPVYLGQLFHKETGGSFAEYINKYRIEKAKQQLKNTNLKVHEIARNVGYWEIGYFYKQFRKYVGISPTDFKALH is encoded by the coding sequence ATGTATAAAGTGTTTATTGTCGATGACGAGCCTTTTATTATAGAAGGGCTGTACGATATTTTGGATTGGCCGGCGTTCGGCCTGGAGATTGTCGGGCACGCGGAAAACGGGCGGCAGGCGCTGGACGCGCTGCAAACCACCCCCGCCGACGTGCTGATCACCGACATTTCGATGCCGGTGATGAACGGCTTGACCTTGATTTCCGAGGCGCGCAAGCGGCATAAGGATCTCAAGGCGATCATTCTGAGCGGCTTCAATGAGTTCGATTACCTGAAGGAAGGCATGCGGCTGGGCATCGAAAACTATTTGCTGAAGCCGATCAACGTGGAGGAGCTGGAATCCACGCTGCGCAATACGGTGGAAAAACTGGAAAGCCAGCGGTCCGAGGAATTGTACGACGCTTACGACGTGCAGATTCTCAAAGACAACACGTTATACCGCTGGCTGAACGGGCAGATCGCGGCCAGGGAATTTGCCGAGCGGGCCGAACTGCTGAGCCTTTCGTTAAACGGCCCTTTTATGGCCGTGGCTGTGCTGCGAACGGGCGGCAGCCAAAATGAAGCTTTTGAGGAAACGGCCAAGCTTCTGGAAGCGGGTAATGACATTACGCCTTTCCGCGACGTTGACGGCGATATCGTGCTGATCGGCATGCTGGGGACCGAAGCCGAAGGGAAGCGGGATTTTCTCGCCAAGCTGCGAGAGCTCAAGGAAGCGCTTGCCGCCCGGAATATACCGGTGCAAATCGGCGTCGGCGGAGTCTGCCCATTGCGGCCGGAGGGTCCGCCGCCGTGTGAAGAAGGCGCCGCAAGCTATAAAGAGGCCAAACGGGCGCTGGAGTATTTTATGATCTATCCGGATCGCCCGCTCATGGAGTACAAGTCGCTGGAGCTTGATAAGGGCGGCGAAGGCGGCGTAATATCCCTGCCTTGGGACGAGTATGCCAAGCTTATTTTGGCCCGGGACGCGGAAGGATTAAAGCAGCGGATCCAAACCGGCTTCGCGGAGCTGCAGCAAACGCCGGGCATCCGCCCGGAGGACCTGCACAACGCTGCGCTCGAACTGGTAGTCAGATTTAAAATGGAGCTTAAAGAGATCAAGCATACCGACGAGACGGACATCTTCCGCAAAGGGTTGGACCGGGTGCAGGGCAGCGCCGCGTTCTCCGAGCTGGTGCGGCATCTTCAGGGCGTGGCGGAGGAAACAGTCGGCTCGCTGCTGCAGGATGCCAAAAATCCGGTGGTGAGCCAGGTGCTGGAGTACATCCATGGCCATTATGCCGACGAGCTTTCCTTGAAAACGCTGGGGGCGCAATACCATATCCACCCCGTTTATTTAGGCCAGCTGTTTCATAAGGAGACGGGGGGTTCTTTTGCGGAATATATCAATAAATACCGGATCGAAAAAGCAAAGCAGCAGCTCAAAAACACCAATCTGAAGGTGCATGAAATCGCCCGCAATGTGGGATATTGGGAAATCGGCTATTTTTACAAACAATTTCGGAAATATGTCGGCATATCGCCCACTGATTTCAAAGCCCTTCATTAA